From the genome of Methanobrevibacter smithii ATCC 35061, one region includes:
- a CDS encoding MFS transporter, whose translation MNVSISQLVLDLNTSLSTIQLIICFYTLITASLMLVGSKLQDIVGKKKIFLIGALIYGMGALIASISQNATTLFIGWSILEGLGGALMTPATISIISGTYKDNKRTFALAISSAIAGIAAAIGPLFGGVVTTFLSWRFGFVLELLIVVFIFLFSYKIKNFKPHLTISDFDIIGAILCVSGLISLVLGILCLKHHQLTTLILISLSVILLVTFGIFENKQKKKGKTPLVDISLLKNHNLKTGMGIRLITNLSLAGALFAVSVFLQSVLHLSAFKTGLTLLPSTVGLLITSLLAPKLAMKFNHKIIMIIGFILAIGSTFLLKYQFGLNTHFIDIAPGLTVFGLGLGFVISLGVDISLNTTPEEKQSTASGLITTSQTLGSSMGTAIIGCILIIGAFSGLHDAVDTYAPNYLDDNNITHHSGKYLEKLGHVNTTELKHENSLTEKIVNTILKDAMKLVMDVTAILLTIGLCLTLTLHDEKIRKKYNN comes from the coding sequence ATGAATGTAAGTATTTCACAACTAGTTTTAGACTTAAATACTTCGTTAAGCACAATACAATTAATTATTTGTTTTTATACTTTAATTACTGCCTCATTAATGCTTGTTGGATCTAAATTACAGGATATTGTCGGAAAAAAGAAAATATTTTTAATAGGTGCACTAATTTACGGAATGGGTGCACTAATTGCTTCCATAAGTCAGAATGCAACTACATTATTTATTGGATGGTCCATACTTGAAGGATTGGGCGGTGCATTGATGACCCCCGCTACAATTTCCATAATTAGTGGAACATATAAAGATAACAAACGTACCTTTGCCCTTGCAATCAGCAGTGCAATTGCAGGAATAGCTGCAGCTATCGGACCATTATTTGGAGGAGTTGTAACTACATTTTTAAGCTGGAGATTCGGATTTGTACTTGAACTGTTAATAGTTGTATTCATATTCTTATTCTCATATAAAATTAAAAACTTTAAACCTCACCTTACCATAAGTGATTTTGATATAATTGGAGCTATTTTATGTGTAAGCGGATTGATAAGTCTTGTTTTGGGAATATTATGTTTAAAACACCACCAGTTAACAACATTGATTTTAATTTCATTATCAGTTATTTTACTTGTAACTTTCGGAATATTTGAAAATAAACAAAAGAAAAAAGGAAAAACACCTTTAGTAGATATCAGCTTACTTAAAAATCATAATTTAAAAACAGGAATGGGAATACGTTTGATAACTAATTTATCACTTGCCGGAGCATTATTTGCAGTGTCTGTATTCCTGCAAAGTGTATTGCATTTAAGTGCATTTAAAACCGGATTAACTTTACTTCCATCCACAGTTGGCCTTCTAATAACTTCATTACTTGCTCCGAAATTAGCTATGAAATTTAATCATAAAATTATAATGATTATAGGATTCATATTGGCTATCGGATCAACATTTTTACTTAAATACCAATTTGGATTAAATACACACTTCATAGACATAGCCCCAGGATTAACCGTCTTTGGACTGGGATTAGGATTTGTCATTTCACTTGGTGTGGACATTTCACTTAATACCACTCCTGAAGAAAAACAAAGTACAGCATCAGGACTTATTACAACAAGCCAAACTTTAGGATCATCAATGGGAACTGCCATAATCGGATGTATTCTCATAATTGGAGCGTTTAGCGGATTGCATGATGCAGTAGATACTTATGCTCCCAATTATCTAGATGACAACAATATTACCCACCACAGTGGAAAATATCTTGAAAAATTAGGTCATGTAAACACAACAGAACTGAAACATGAAAACAGCCTAACTGAAAAAATTGTAAATACCATATTAAAAGACGCAATGAAACTTGTGATGGATGTTACGGCAATCCTGCTGACAATTGGATTATGTCTAACCTTAACACTACACGATGAGAAAATTAGAAAAAAATATAATAACTAA
- a CDS encoding branched-chain amino acid transaminase: MAWDDSASKIWMDGNMVDWKDAKIHALSHVVHYGTSVFEGIRAYDNKKGTCIFRLNEHVKRLFNSAKVYKIDIPYTQEEIAQAIRDTVKINELASCYIRPIVFRGYGQLGVNPLSCPVNTVIAAWEWGSYLGEEGMANGVDVGVSSWRKPAPDTFPTLAKCGANYMNSQLAKLEAIDHGYEEAIMLDYEGHVSEGSGENIFIIEDGVLYTPSMDSSNLKGITRESIKQLANDLGYEVVEERISRERLYFADEVFFSGTAAEVTPIRSIDHKIIGAGKRGPISEELQKTFFDIVEGKKEDKFGWLDYV, from the coding sequence ATGGCATGGGACGATTCTGCTAGTAAAATATGGATGGACGGAAACATGGTTGATTGGAAAGATGCAAAAATTCATGCTCTTTCACATGTAGTCCATTATGGTACAAGTGTTTTTGAAGGTATTAGAGCATATGACAATAAAAAAGGCACTTGTATTTTTCGTTTAAATGAACATGTAAAACGTTTATTTAATTCAGCAAAAGTTTATAAAATTGATATTCCTTATACTCAAGAAGAAATTGCACAGGCAATTAGGGATACTGTTAAAATCAATGAGTTAGCTTCCTGTTACATACGTCCTATTGTATTTAGAGGATATGGTCAGTTAGGAGTTAATCCGTTATCCTGTCCTGTTAATACTGTAATTGCTGCTTGGGAATGGGGATCTTATTTAGGTGAGGAAGGAATGGCTAACGGTGTAGATGTTGGAGTTTCATCCTGGAGAAAACCAGCTCCGGATACTTTCCCAACATTAGCTAAATGTGGTGCTAATTATATGAATTCTCAATTAGCTAAACTGGAAGCTATTGACCATGGTTATGAGGAAGCTATCATGCTTGATTATGAAGGGCATGTTTCTGAAGGTAGTGGGGAAAACATTTTCATTATTGAAGATGGAGTATTATACACTCCTTCAATGGATTCTTCCAATCTTAAAGGAATTACAAGGGAATCTATTAAACAATTGGCCAATGATTTAGGCTATGAAGTAGTTGAAGAAAGAATTTCAAGAGAAAGATTATATTTTGCTGATGAAGTATTTTTCAGCGGAACTGCTGCTGAAGTTACTCCTATCCGTTCAATTGATCATAAAATCATTGGTGCAGGTAAAAGAGGTCCAATTTCAGAAGAATTACAAAAAACTTTCTTTGACATTGTTGAAGGCAAAAAAGAAGATAAATTTGGCTGGTTGGATTACGTTTAA
- a CDS encoding F420-dependent methylenetetrahydromethanopterin dehydrogenase: MVVKIGIIKSGNIGTSPVLDLLLDERADRPNIDVRVFGSGAKMNPEQVEDVVPKVDQFDPDFCIFISPNPGAPGPAKARELLSEKDIPAIIIGDAPGKGKKDEMDEQGLGYIIVMSDPMIGAKREWLDPTEMAIFNADILKVLAETGALRLVQNTIDGVIDGAAAGNIELPKLIITAEKAVEAAGFENPYAKAKAIAAYEMAGAVANLDMKGCFMTKGFENFIPLVAAAHEMAASAAALADEAREIEKGNDSVLRTPHMKEGNTGCKTDLISKPE; the protein is encoded by the coding sequence ATGGTTGTAAAAATAGGAATTATAAAAAGTGGAAATATTGGAACTTCTCCAGTATTAGACCTTCTTTTAGATGAAAGAGCAGACAGACCAAATATTGATGTAAGAGTATTCGGATCTGGAGCAAAAATGAATCCTGAACAAGTAGAAGATGTTGTACCAAAAGTTGATCAATTTGACCCAGATTTCTGTATCTTCATTAGCCCAAACCCAGGAGCACCTGGACCAGCTAAAGCAAGAGAATTGTTATCTGAAAAAGACATCCCGGCTATTATCATTGGTGATGCACCAGGTAAAGGTAAAAAAGATGAAATGGATGAACAAGGATTAGGATACATTATTGTAATGTCTGACCCTATGATTGGTGCAAAAAGAGAATGGTTAGACCCAACTGAAATGGCTATTTTCAACGCAGATATTCTCAAAGTGCTTGCAGAAACCGGAGCTTTAAGATTAGTTCAAAACACAATTGACGGTGTAATTGACGGAGCTGCAGCAGGAAATATCGAATTACCTAAACTTATAATTACTGCTGAAAAAGCTGTTGAAGCAGCTGGATTTGAAAACCCATATGCAAAAGCAAAAGCTATTGCAGCATATGAAATGGCTGGAGCTGTTGCAAACTTAGATATGAAAGGATGTTTCATGACCAAAGGTTTCGAAAACTTCATCCCATTAGTAGCAGCAGCACATGAAATGGCAGCATCTGCAGCAGCATTAGCTGATGAAGCTAGAGAAATTGAAAAAGGAAACGATTCTGTTTTAAGAACCCCTCACATGAAAGAGGGTAACACTGGTTGCAAAACCGACTTAATCAGTAAACCAGAATAA
- a CDS encoding 4Fe-4S binding protein, whose protein sequence is MFILKIEVDESRCTGCGSCYDICPKAGKIWKINDVAHVLDLRYCHVCTICAMACPEHCIKIIRNAPEE, encoded by the coding sequence ATTTTTATTTTAAAAATTGAGGTTGATGAAAGCAGATGTACGGGATGTGGGTCCTGTTATGATATTTGTCCAAAAGCAGGTAAAATATGGAAAATAAATGATGTTGCACATGTATTGGATTTAAGATATTGTCATGTTTGTACTATATGTGCGATGGCATGCCCTGAACACTGCATTAAAATTATACGTAATGCTCCGGAAGAGTGA
- a CDS encoding flavodoxin family protein, producing the protein MKVFGICGSPRNDTTYHVLKEALDKLNNHGFETELFSCFGKDIGPCMHCDYCLEHKKCISHDDMLEVYEKLQQCDGLILATPVQSGGISSNLSAIMDRTRALEAVDYNILRGKIGMSIAVGGDRTGGQDFAHLKNITYFMIHGIIPVSGGPFGSNLGASFWSRDSIEDIKKDDYGFESLNRTLTEFEKFLKKYID; encoded by the coding sequence ATGAAAGTTTTTGGTATCTGTGGGAGTCCTAGAAATGATACAACATACCATGTTTTGAAGGAAGCATTGGATAAATTAAATAATCATGGATTTGAAACAGAGCTATTTAGTTGTTTTGGAAAAGATATTGGTCCTTGTATGCATTGTGATTATTGCTTGGAACACAAAAAATGCATTAGTCATGATGATATGCTGGAAGTATATGAAAAACTTCAGCAATGTGACGGACTAATACTGGCTACTCCTGTTCAAAGCGGAGGTATAAGCAGTAACTTGTCAGCTATTATGGACAGAACACGTGCTCTGGAAGCTGTTGATTATAATATTTTAAGAGGAAAAATTGGAATGAGTATTGCTGTTGGTGGAGACAGAACAGGAGGTCAGGATTTTGCCCATTTAAAAAATATAACTTATTTCATGATACATGGAATAATCCCGGTAAGTGGTGGACCTTTTGGATCTAATTTGGGAGCTTCTTTTTGGTCTAGAGATTCTATTGAAGATATAAAAAAAGATGATTATGGTTTTGAATCATTAAACAGAACATTAACAGAATTTGAAAAATTTTTAAAAAAATACATTGATTAA
- the cobT gene encoding nicotinate mononucleotide-dependent phosphoribosyltransferase CobT — protein sequence MIDGITTYGSEELINQIKYAEPVFICMIGTTETSKIPGISGAGATPELTEYTPAADAEIMVHGSVHCMDEIPQTVVGETAAPTPSMLTKASLQLADIPFVIVDAGSKITPDLECNRLGKEYGRDIRTGKGVLNPLEIYENAKELGSKLSMMHDYLVIGESIAAGTTTALGVLRALGYDANEKVSGSMPTNPHDLKTKVVDEGLKNAGLNPETDEIDAMQAIGAVGDPTLAGMAGLVISTDIPIILGGGTQMAAVCAIVKSINPNFDFSRINLATTVFVANDETADLFDLIKQIDEDITINIVDPNFEDAEYPGLKNYLDGFVKEGVGAGGAMFTALIRGNSVERLRKKIEKVCSE from the coding sequence ATGATTGACGGAATAACAACATACGGTTCTGAGGAATTAATAAACCAGATAAAGTATGCAGAACCTGTATTTATATGTATGATAGGTACAACTGAAACTTCCAAAATACCTGGAATATCCGGAGCTGGAGCAACCCCCGAATTAACTGAATATACACCTGCAGCAGATGCTGAAATAATGGTTCACGGAAGTGTTCATTGTATGGACGAAATCCCCCAAACAGTAGTTGGAGAAACTGCTGCACCAACACCATCAATGCTAACTAAAGCATCCCTACAACTTGCTGATATCCCATTTGTTATAGTAGATGCAGGTTCCAAAATTACTCCTGATTTAGAATGCAACAGACTTGGAAAGGAATACGGAAGAGATATCAGAACTGGAAAAGGAGTTTTAAATCCATTGGAAATTTATGAAAATGCAAAAGAACTTGGATCAAAGCTTTCAATGATGCATGACTATCTAGTAATCGGAGAAAGTATAGCTGCAGGAACAACTACTGCTCTTGGAGTCTTAAGAGCTCTTGGATATGATGCTAATGAGAAAGTCAGTGGAAGTATGCCTACAAATCCTCATGATTTAAAAACAAAAGTAGTGGATGAAGGATTGAAAAATGCAGGTCTTAATCCTGAAACTGATGAAATTGATGCAATGCAAGCTATTGGAGCGGTTGGAGATCCAACCCTTGCAGGAATGGCTGGACTTGTAATTTCTACAGACATCCCAATAATTTTAGGCGGTGGAACACAAATGGCTGCTGTTTGTGCAATTGTAAAATCCATAAACCCCAATTTTGATTTTTCAAGGATAAACTTAGCTACTACAGTTTTTGTAGCCAATGATGAAACCGCTGATTTATTTGACCTTATAAAACAGATTGATGAAGACATCACAATCAATATTGTAGACCCTAATTTTGAAGATGCAGAGTACCCTGGATTAAAAAATTACCTTGACGGTTTTGTTAAAGAAGGTGTTGGGGCCGGCGGTGCAATGTTTACAGCATTAATTAGAGGAAACTCTGTTGAAAGATTAAGAAAAAAAATAGAAAAGGTTTGCAGTGAATAG
- the uppP gene encoding undecaprenyl-diphosphatase UppP: MDIIQAIIIGIVQGLTEFLPVSSSAHLIFAQNALGVESSLAFDVFLHLGSLIAVLWFFRADIIRMIQAFLLSIGDIIQHRFKEGFYSDPYKRLVWYVIIATIPVGLVGVLFESQVESLFAGALYVPAFFLFVTGTILYLSQRMNSGEVDLSNLSLKESIFMGLGQACAILPGLSRSGTTIAAGLVIGLDKEFAAKFSFILSIPAILGAFVVQLKDIGTITDFNALAILFGFLAALISGYLAIKWLLELIQKRSLDIFAYYCWIVGIIVFMGSITHLF; this comes from the coding sequence ATGGATATAATTCAGGCAATTATTATTGGTATTGTTCAGGGATTAACTGAGTTCTTACCTGTAAGTAGTTCAGCTCATTTAATCTTTGCTCAAAATGCATTAGGGGTAGAATCCTCTCTTGCTTTTGATGTTTTTCTTCATTTAGGAAGTTTAATAGCTGTATTATGGTTCTTCCGTGCAGATATTATCAGAATGATTCAGGCATTCTTATTAAGTATTGGAGATATTATTCAGCACAGATTTAAGGAAGGATTTTACTCTGATCCTTATAAAAGATTGGTCTGGTATGTAATTATAGCTACTATTCCTGTAGGTTTAGTTGGTGTATTATTTGAAAGTCAGGTAGAGTCATTGTTTGCAGGTGCATTATATGTTCCGGCATTTTTCTTATTTGTAACAGGTACTATTCTTTACTTATCTCAAAGAATGAATTCTGGTGAGGTTGATTTATCAAATCTTTCACTTAAAGAATCAATATTTATGGGATTAGGTCAGGCATGTGCTATATTGCCGGGGCTTTCACGTTCAGGTACTACAATAGCTGCAGGACTTGTAATAGGATTAGATAAAGAATTTGCTGCTAAATTCAGTTTTATATTATCTATTCCAGCTATTTTGGGAGCATTTGTAGTTCAACTTAAAGATATTGGAACAATCACAGATTTCAATGCTTTAGCTATTTTATTCGGATTTTTAGCAGCATTAATATCTGGTTATTTGGCTATTAAATGGTTACTTGAATTAATTCAAAAAAGAAGTTTGGATATTTTTGCATATTATTGTTGGATTGTAGGAATAATAGTATTTATGGGTTCAATAACCCATTTATTCTAA
- a CDS encoding TOBE domain-containing protein codes for MTDVKAGVEYKINVDGNSFLLDGKKYQLLESILDTESMTESAKSIKVSYRTALNYIDKIESALNVKIVNTTKGGKGGGGGTTLTDEGYSILKECKKINAIMELHKDVNEIESEVLDIDESKGIMTVKMKQFEINTPLNRNYKVGDKLLALISYDNIFVMLEPQTSSIRNIIKGRIIEMKLEKEVIRVKIDVGGLNLYSDITLSAEKDLNLTIGKEVYIGFKAMSVATLKL; via the coding sequence ATGACCGATGTGAAGGCAGGTGTTGAATATAAAATCAATGTTGATGGGAATTCCTTCTTATTGGATGGTAAAAAATATCAATTATTGGAAAGCATCCTAGATACTGAGTCAATGACTGAATCCGCTAAATCAATTAAGGTTTCTTATAGAACAGCATTGAATTATATTGATAAAATAGAATCAGCACTTAATGTCAAAATTGTTAATACAACTAAAGGTGGAAAAGGTGGAGGTGGGGGAACTACCCTTACTGATGAAGGTTATTCTATTTTAAAAGAATGTAAGAAAATTAATGCTATTATGGAATTGCATAAGGATGTTAATGAAATTGAATCTGAAGTTTTAGACATTGATGAATCTAAAGGAATCATGACTGTTAAAATGAAACAATTTGAGATTAACACTCCGTTAAATAGAAATTATAAAGTGGGAGACAAATTACTGGCATTAATCAGCTATGATAATATTTTTGTCATGCTGGAACCTCAGACTTCCAGTATTCGTAATATTATTAAAGGAAGAATCATTGAAATGAAACTGGAAAAAGAGGTTATTCGTGTAAAAATAGATGTTGGTGGACTTAATTTATATTCTGACATAACTTTATCTGCAGAAAAAGATTTAAATCTTACAATTGGTAAAGAAGTATATATTGGATTTAAAGCAATGTCTGTTGCCACTTTAAAGTTATAA
- a CDS encoding TMEM175 family protein, which yields MAGEDFSQRASHDRLSAITDGVYAVALTLLALEIVVPSVNSIHSSAQLNDYMVNNLLPQLSLYLISFIILSNFWASTNAIPMYKKVDNTILTINLAILALVVLIPFSTSFVLSFYHYSQSVIIFSLIILLVGLLYLILYIYLFKENLVKERIYKFIEPHKRIMLIELSIPPVLALISIVLALFNPLAGMYVYVIVLFATMIKKIAKRFIKN from the coding sequence GTGGCAGGTGAAGATTTCTCTCAACGGGCATCTCATGATCGTTTAAGTGCAATAACTGATGGAGTTTATGCTGTAGCTTTGACTTTGCTTGCTTTGGAGATTGTTGTTCCGTCAGTTAATTCAATACATTCTTCTGCTCAATTAAATGATTACATGGTTAATAATCTGTTGCCGCAGTTATCCCTGTATTTAATTAGTTTTATTATTCTTTCAAATTTTTGGGCATCTACTAATGCTATTCCGATGTATAAAAAAGTGGATAATACTATTCTTACAATAAATTTGGCTATTTTGGCATTGGTGGTTTTAATACCGTTTTCAACTTCTTTTGTATTGTCTTTTTATCATTACTCTCAAAGCGTAATTATTTTTAGTTTGATTATCCTGTTGGTTGGATTGCTTTATCTGATTTTATATATTTATTTATTTAAAGAAAATTTAGTTAAAGAAAGGATTTATAAGTTTATAGAACCTCATAAAAGGATTATGCTTATTGAATTAAGTATTCCACCAGTGTTGGCTTTGATATCAATAGTATTGGCATTGTTCAATCCTTTAGCAGGTATGTATGTTTATGTTATTGTGCTTTTTGCAACAATGATAAAAAAAATAGCTAAAAGATTTATAAAGAATTAA
- a CDS encoding M48 family metallopeptidase, which yields MSKDDRSGLNPFTGKSHYDNIDDDKFLNECYNEYYNKIDGHEILDQTQEGQLILKVTSNLITAVEDYLAKIGRSDYTADYYDWEVHLIADEDENAMCIPGGKIIVLSGILPIANTEEKIAFILGHEMAHALLDHSRTQSSVRNTKNTITTLSRIGSLGLILLGEEELGLATSAITNIADIGSELFLIQPFGRSQEIEADKLGMMIIHWAGYNIRRIPAFWQSMSEENANNFDFFSTHPSDDKRIAAMNEMIFEIENRTDFYSQPVLSNSTSTSSNILEKVPTFETPSAGVSGIAATKNSHSANTCKYCGNIVKIDDIFCTNCGKKIKTELRCNKCGHPVNDDDIFCTNCGNKLNHELKCSNCGSTVNKDDTFCFNCGNKI from the coding sequence ATGAGTAAAGATGACAGAAGTGGCCTTAACCCTTTTACTGGAAAATCTCATTATGACAATATAGATGATGACAAATTCTTAAATGAATGTTATAATGAGTATTACAATAAGATAGATGGCCATGAAATATTAGACCAGACACAAGAAGGCCAATTAATATTAAAGGTTACTTCAAATCTAATAACTGCTGTTGAAGATTATTTAGCTAAAATTGGAAGATCAGATTATACAGCAGATTATTATGACTGGGAAGTCCATTTAATTGCAGATGAGGACGAAAATGCAATGTGCATCCCTGGAGGAAAAATCATCGTACTTTCAGGAATTCTGCCAATAGCCAATACTGAAGAAAAAATAGCATTTATCCTAGGTCATGAAATGGCACATGCTCTTTTAGACCACAGCAGAACCCAGTCCAGTGTTCGAAATACAAAAAATACAATAACAACCCTTTCCAGAATTGGAAGCCTCGGACTTATTCTTTTAGGTGAAGAAGAATTAGGACTTGCTACAAGTGCAATTACAAATATAGCAGATATCGGATCTGAACTTTTTTTAATACAACCATTTGGAAGATCCCAAGAAATAGAAGCAGACAAACTTGGAATGATGATAATTCATTGGGCAGGTTATAACATAAGGAGAATTCCGGCATTCTGGCAATCAATGAGTGAAGAAAATGCCAATAATTTTGATTTCTTTTCTACCCACCCCTCTGATGATAAAAGAATTGCTGCAATGAATGAAATGATATTTGAAATAGAAAACAGAACAGACTTTTATAGTCAGCCAGTTTTATCCAACAGTACATCAACAAGTTCAAATATACTTGAAAAAGTACCTACATTCGAAACACCCAGTGCAGGAGTGTCTGGAATAGCTGCAACTAAAAATAGCCATTCTGCAAATACCTGCAAATATTGTGGAAATATTGTAAAAATAGATGATATATTCTGCACCAACTGCGGAAAAAAAATAAAAACGGAATTAAGATGCAATAAGTGCGGACATCCAGTAAATGATGATGATATATTCTGCACCAACTGCGGAAACAAATTAAATCATGAATTAAAATGCAGCAATTGCGGAAGTACAGTAAATAAAGATGATACTTTTTGCTTCAATTGTGGAAATAAAATCTAA
- a CDS encoding flippase, with protein MANKLVRGSFIIFIGNIIFRIGGYLYRFLMAALLGPTSWGILATTLPFQGIFQTLSAGGLPPAIAKYVAEYEVVNEHDMARKTIYVALKIMVFLGIFFGVIMVFIVAPWLAYDYLGKPETLVPLQIVGLITPFSVIVGAFRGAFQGVYKMEYIVYTRAVEQLGMILFATAFVLIGFSVTGALWGTVIGFAAAAVSAVYIFRHHMAKYIPPASVDFKFTWRDELNLATTLVKFSIPVIITAIAEMLIYNICTMVMGKFLALEAVGFFAAADPISRLPLMISISIATTILPASSEAFRAGNKVALEKYVSEAYKFSLLFVVPMCIGLACFAAPILRLLYFTNPAYVAGASALAILSIGMTFYSIFSISTSIVQGIGNPRIPMYILVFGAILTAVLNWVMVPTLGIAGGAAATSIACFAMMVPILYMVFKLTQVKAPKVSVIKIFAASMIMGVVAYIMPKTTSWLFVGIIVCMIVYFFALILVRFFTQEDIVGLRALSSKFGPLSKVMGKMLDLVEKIEFR; from the coding sequence ATGGCAAATAAGTTAGTTAGAGGTAGCTTTATTATTTTTATAGGTAATATTATCTTCCGTATTGGAGGGTATCTGTACCGTTTTTTAATGGCTGCTCTTTTAGGCCCAACTAGTTGGGGTATTTTAGCTACTACTTTGCCATTTCAGGGAATATTCCAAACATTGTCTGCTGGTGGACTCCCTCCGGCAATAGCTAAGTATGTTGCAGAATATGAAGTTGTAAATGAACATGACATGGCCCGTAAAACGATTTATGTAGCTTTAAAAATCATGGTATTTCTGGGAATATTCTTTGGAGTAATTATGGTTTTCATTGTTGCTCCATGGCTTGCTTACGATTATTTGGGAAAACCGGAAACACTTGTTCCCCTGCAGATTGTAGGTCTTATTACTCCGTTTAGTGTTATTGTCGGTGCTTTTAGAGGAGCATTCCAGGGAGTATATAAAATGGAGTATATTGTATATACTCGTGCTGTAGAGCAGTTAGGAATGATTTTATTTGCAACTGCATTTGTTTTAATTGGATTTTCTGTTACTGGTGCACTGTGGGGTACTGTAATAGGTTTTGCAGCGGCAGCGGTTTCTGCAGTATATATATTCAGACATCATATGGCAAAATATATTCCTCCTGCCAGTGTAGATTTTAAGTTTACCTGGAGAGATGAATTGAATTTGGCTACTACTTTAGTTAAATTCTCCATTCCTGTAATTATTACAGCTATTGCTGAAATGCTTATTTACAATATCTGTACTATGGTTATGGGTAAATTTTTAGCTTTAGAAGCTGTCGGATTTTTTGCAGCTGCTGATCCTATATCCAGATTGCCATTAATGATTTCTATTTCAATAGCTACAACAATTTTGCCGGCTTCTTCTGAGGCATTCAGGGCGGGAAATAAGGTAGCACTGGAAAAATATGTTTCTGAAGCATATAAATTTTCTTTACTGTTCGTTGTTCCAATGTGTATAGGATTGGCTTGTTTTGCAGCTCCTATTTTAAGATTGCTTTATTTCACTAATCCGGCTTATGTTGCAGGTGCATCTGCATTAGCTATTTTGTCTATTGGTATGACATTCTACTCAATATTTTCAATTTCAACAAGTATTGTTCAGGGTATTGGTAATCCGAGAATTCCTATGTACATATTAGTATTTGGAGCTATTTTGACAGCTGTTTTAAATTGGGTTATGGTTCCAACTTTAGGTATTGCAGGCGGTGCTGCAGCTACTTCAATAGCCTGTTTTGCAATGATGGTGCCTATACTTTATATGGTATTCAAATTAACTCAGGTTAAAGCCCCTAAAGTTTCAGTAATTAAAATATTTGCTGCTTCAATGATAATGGGTGTTGTTGCATATATTATGCCTAAGACAACATCCTGGTTGTTTGTAGGAATTATTGTCTGTATGATTGTGTACTTCTTTGCATTAATACTTGTAAGATTCTTCACTCAGGAGGATATTGTGGGTTTAAGAGCATTATCCTCTAAATTCGGACCTTTGTCTAAAGTTATGGGTAAAATGTTGGATTTAGTTGAAAAAATCGAATTCAGATAA
- the hisB gene encoding imidazoleglycerol-phosphate dehydratase HisB, translating into MDRKSNVSRTTSETDIQIEMNLDGKGKYNISTGVNFFNHMLEAFSKHSMIDLVVDAKGDIEIDDHHTIEDVGILLGEAFRQAIGDKRGIKRMADATVPMDESVAKVAIDISGRSYCNMEFDFTNEKIGDMTSEIVVHFFESFVSSAKLNIYGVSKGANDHHQAEAVFKAFAKSLKEAIKIEHDEIPSTKGVL; encoded by the coding sequence ATGGATAGAAAATCAAATGTTTCAAGAACTACATCTGAAACAGATATACAAATAGAAATGAATCTTGACGGAAAGGGAAAATATAATATTTCAACTGGTGTGAATTTTTTTAATCATATGCTGGAGGCATTTTCAAAACATTCAATGATTGATTTGGTTGTTGATGCAAAAGGAGACATTGAAATTGATGACCATCACACTATTGAAGATGTCGGTATATTATTGGGTGAAGCTTTCAGGCAAGCTATTGGAGATAAAAGGGGAATTAAAAGAATGGCTGATGCTACAGTACCTATGGATGAATCAGTAGCTAAAGTAGCTATTGATATTAGTGGGCGCAGCTATTGCAATATGGAATTTGATTTTACTAATGAAAAAATTGGAGACATGACTTCTGAAATTGTTGTTCACTTTTTTGAGTCATTTGTATCTTCGGCTAAATTAAATATTTACGGGGTTTCAAAAGGAGCAAATGATCATCATCAGGCTGAAGCGGTCTTTAAAGCTTTTGCCAAATCATTAAAAGAAGCAATAAAGATAGAGCATGATGAGATTCCTAGTACAAAAGGTGTTTTATAA